A single region of the Brachypodium distachyon strain Bd21 chromosome 3, Brachypodium_distachyon_v3.0, whole genome shotgun sequence genome encodes:
- the LOC100830948 gene encoding protein FORGETTER 1 isoform X1: MAPSPAAVQVRCAGCRGVLAVAAGMTEFICPKCRMAQRLPPELMPSSPPKASPTPPPPPPPPAPAPPPPPPAAAAAPPPPPQPQPHPAPLPPRRSGPRAQGVDPTKIQLPCARCKAILNVPHGLARFSCPQCGVDLAVDISKLQHFLASAPQGFVPPPPPPPPQPPVPLPHMPFLPMLPHMQQVPMAPMPPPPELPDEINEVAVDVEREEDEGGTIGETFMDYRPPKLSLGLPHPDPVVETSSLSAVQPPEPTYNLAIMDELEETKALSCLQIETIVYACQRHLHHLPTGARAGFFIGDGAGVGKGRTIAGLIWENWQKGRHKALWISIGSDLKYDARRDLDDVGAKCVEVHALNKLPYSKLDSKANGITNGVVFVTYSSLIASSEKGYSRLQQLVQWCGSDFDGLLVFDECHKAKNLIPEAGGQSTRTGKVVLEIQEMLSEARVVYCSATGASEPRNLGYMVRLGLWGDGTSFQNFQQFLGALEKGGVGALELVAMDMKARGMYACRTLSYKGVDFDVVEAPLEERMMNMYRKAAEFWAELRVELLSAIEFYTEDKGNSTQIWRLYWASHQRFFRHMCMSAKVPAVVRLVKEALAEERCVVIGLQSTGEARTEEAITKYGVEMEDFISGPRELLLKLVEDNYPLPPKPDSFLQDEEKVTEVQRKRHYGPDVSSKGRVRKLAKMEDVSDDGMDGHSPLESDHESTDSGEEFYICQICNIEEEKSQLLHCSSCATRVHPGCPIPPWTGMLTDDWSCYACTEKVEGYFKERDAYIAELSKRYDAAVERKSKILDIIRALDLPNNPLDDIIDQLGGPDNVAEITGRRGMLIRASDGKGVVYHARNTKEVALDMINMHEKQLFMDAEKFIAIISEAGSAGVSLHADRRVKNQRRRVHVTLELPWSADRAIQQFGRTHRSNQTSAPVYRILFTNLGGEKRFASIVAKRLESLGALTQGDRRAGPSLSAFNYDSNYGKKALTMMYRGIMEQDAFPIVPLGCSENQHSLQEFITKAKAALVAVGIIRDPIISIGKNGGKLTGRIIDSDIHDVARFLNRILGLAPDIQNKLFDLFTSILDMVIQNARTEGQLDSGILDIKAKSVEMKESPKTVHVDSLSGASTVLFTFIIDRGVTWELANAILEGKLKDGACSSNDGFYESRREWMGRRHFMIAFQGSTEGMYRVIRPAVGEALREMPLVELKGKYKKTSSIDKIGKGWQEEYDASSKQCMHGPKCKLGSYCTVGRRLQEINILGGLILPVWGTVEKALTKQARQVHRRIRVVRLETTDDNQRIVGLMIPNAAVESVLEGLQWVQDIED, encoded by the exons ATGGCCCCCTCCCCGGCGGCCGTCCAGGTGCGCTGcgccggctgccgcggcgtcctcgccgtggccgccggcatGACGGAGTTCATCTGCCCCAAATGCCGCATGGCGCAGCGCCTCCCACCGGAGCTCATGCCCTCTTCCCCGCCCAAGGCATCCCCaactccgcctcctcccccaccccctcccgctcccgctcctcctcctcctcctcctgctgctgctgcagctcccccgccgcctcctcagCCTCAGCCTCACCCCGCGCCTCTCCCTCCCCGCCGCTCCGGCCCGCGGGCGCAGGGCGTGGACCCCACCAAGATCCAGCTCCCCTGCGCGCGCTGCAAGGCCATCCTCAACGTGCCGCACGGCCTCGCCCGCTTCAGCTGCCCGCAGTGCGGCGTCGACCTCGCCGTCGACATCTCCAAGCTCCAGCATTtcctcgcctccgccccgCAGGGCTTCgtccctcctccgcctccgcccccgccccaGCCTCCTGTCCCGCTGCCGCACATGCCCTTCCTGCCCATGCTGCCGCACATGCAGCAGGTGCCCATGGCTCCCATGCCCCCGCCGCCTGAACTGCCTGACGAGATCAATGAG GTTGCAGTTGATGTTGAGCGCGAGGAAGATGAAGGTGGCACTATTGGGGAAACTTTCATGGACTAT AGGCCTCCCAAGCTATCTCTTGGTCTTCCTCATCCGGACCCTGTGGTAGAAACTTCATCTTTATCAGCGGTGCAACCCCCTGAACCTACTTACAACTTGGCTATTATGGATGAATTGGAAGAGACCAAGGCTCTGTCTTGCTTACAAATTGAAACTATAGTGTATGCTTGTCAG AGGCACCTTCACCATCTCCCTACTGGTGCTAGAGCAGGTTTCTTCATTGGTGACGGAGCTGGTGTTGGTAAAGGACGCACAATTGCTGGATTGATCTGGGAAAATTGGCAGAAGGGAAGACATAAGGCCTT GTGGATTTCCATCGGTTCAGACTTGAAATATGATGCTCGTCGAGATCTGGATGATGTTGGTGCAAAATGCGTGGAAG TGCATGCTTTAAATAAGCTGCCATATTCTAAGTTAGACTCCAAGGCCAATGGGATCACAAATGGAGTTGTTTTTGTAACTTATAGCAGTTTAATAGCATCATCTGAGAAAGGCTATTCCCGTTTGCAGCAGTTGGTACAGTGGTGTGGATCTGACTTCGATGGTCTTCTAGTTTTTGACGAG TGCCACAAGGCCAAAAATTTGATTCCCGAAGCAGGAGGTCAGTCCACCCGGACTGGTAAAGTGGTTCTTGAGATCcag GAAATGTTATCTGAAGCTCGAGTGGTTTACTGCTCAGCAACTGGTGCATCGGAGCCTCGAAATTTAGGCTACATGGTTCGGCTTGGTCTTTGGGGAGACGGAACATCATTTCAGAATTTTCAACAGTTTCTAG GTGCTCTTGAGAAAGGTGGTGTGGGTGCTCTTGAACTTGTTGCTATGGACATGAAAGCCAG GGGTATGTATGCTTGCCGCACCCTGAGTTATAAGGGCGTTGATTTTGATGTTGTGGAGGCACCTCTAGAAGAAAGAATGATG AATATGTATAGAAAGGCAGCTGAATTTTGGGCTGAGCTGCGTGTCGAACTCCTATCTGCAATTGAGTTTTATACAGAAGACAAGGGCAATTCGACTCAGATATGGCGGCTATACTGGGCTAGTCATCAG CGTTTTTTCAGGCATATGTGTATGTCTGCAAAGGTACCTGCTGTTGTGAGGTTGGTGAAAGAAGCCTTAGCAGAAGAAAGATGTGTGGTAATTGGTCTCCAGAGCACTGGAGAAGCTCGGACAGAGGAAGCTATCACAAAATAT GGCGTTGAAATGGAAGACTTTATTTCTGGTCCTAGAGAGTTGCTTCTTAAGCTAGTAGAAGATAACTATCCTTTGCCTCCAAAACCCGATTCTTTTCTGCAAG ATGAAGAGAAAGTCACGGAGGTCCAGCGTAAGCGGCATTATGGACCTGATGTCTCCTCTAAAGGGCGAGTTAGGAAACTCGCGAAGATGGAAGATGTGAGTGATGATGGAATGGATGGGCATTCTCCAT TGGAGTCGGACCATGAATCAACAGATTCTGGTGAGGAGTTCTATATCTGTCAGATCTGCAATATTGAGGAG GAGAAGAGCCAGTTGCTTCATTGTTCCAGTTGTGCTACACGCGTTCACCCTGGTTGTCCTATTCCACCTTGGACTGGTATGTTGACTGATGATTGGTCATGTTATGCATGCACCGAGAAGGTAGAAGGCTATTTTAAAGAGAGAGATGCTTACATAGCTGAACTATCAAAGAG GTATGATGCTGCAGTGGAGAGAAAGTCAAAGATTTTAGACATCATTCGTGCCTTAGATTTGCCTAATAATCCTCTGGATGATATTATTGATCAG CTGGGTGGTCCTGACAATGTTGCAGAAATAACTGGAAGGCGTGGTATGCTAATAAGAGCATCAGATGGAAAAGGTGTTGTTTACCATGCGCGGAACAC GAAAGAAGTTGCATTGGACATGATCAATATGCATGAAAAGCAGCTATTCATGGACGCAGAAAAGTTCATTGCAATAATATCGGAAGCAGGATCGGCTGGTGTTTCCTTACATGCTGATCGAAGGGTAAAAAATCAG AGGAGAAGAGTACACGTAACTCTTGAACTTCCTTGGAGTGCAGACCGTGCAATTCAGCAGTTTGGGAGAACCCATCGTTCTAATCAAACTTCTGCACCTGTATACAG GATTCTTTTTACAAACCTTGGTGGTGAAAAGCGATTTGCATCAATTGTGGCAAAGCGACTAGAGTCTCTTGGAGCCTTAACACAAGGAGATCGAAG AGCTGGACCGTCACTTAGTGCTTTTAACTATGACAGTAACTATGGAAAGAAAGCCCTGACAATGATGTACAGAGGTATAATGGAACAG GATGCATTTCCAATTGTGCCTTTGGGATGCTCTGAGAATCAACATAGTCTCCAGGAATTCATCACGAAAGCAAAAGCTGCTTTAGTGGCAGTTGGAATTATCAGGGATCCTATAATCT CCATCGGCAAAAATGGAGGAAAGCTTACTGGTAGGATTATTGATTCTGATATTCATGATGTGGCCCGTTTCCTCAATCGAATTCTGGGGTTAGCTCCAGACATCCAGAATAA GCTATTTGATCTTTTCACAAGTATACTCGATATGGTCATTCAGAATGCACGCACTGAAGGACAGCTTGATTCTGGTATTCTAGATATCAAAGCGAAAAGTGTTGAAATGAAAGAATCACCCAAG ACAGTTCATGTTGATAGCCTTTCTGGTGCTTCTACAGTGTTGTTTACTTTTATAATTGACCGTGGAGTTACTTGGGAG TTGGCAAATGCAATACTTGAAGGAAAGCTGAAAGATGGTGCGTGTTCTTCTAATGATGGATTTTATGAGTCAAGAAGAGAGTGGATGGGAAGAAGACATTTCATGATAGCATTTCAAGG CTCAACAGAAGGAATGTACAGAGTCATTCGCCCCGCTGTTGGGGAAGCTTTAAG AGAGATGCCTTTGGTTGAACTTAAAGGCAAGTATAAGAAGACCTCATCAATTGACAAAATTGGGAAAGGCTGGCAGGAAGAGTATGATGCATCATCCAAGCAG TGTATGCATGGACCCAAATGCAAACTTGGAAGCTACTGTACAGTAGGCAGAAGATTACAAGAGATTAATATTTTGGGTGGTCTGATACTTCCTGTATGGGGCACGGTTGAAAAGGCCCTAACTAAGcag GCCCGACAGGTTCACAGGAGAATACGTGTTGTCCGCCTGGAGACGACAGATGACAACCAGCGTATTGTTGGGCTTATGATTCCAAATGCAGCAGTTGAGTCAGTGTTAGAAG GTCTGCAGTGGGTCCAGGACATCGAAGACTGA
- the LOC100830948 gene encoding protein FORGETTER 1 isoform X2, whose translation MAPSPAAVQVRCAGCRGVLAVAAGMTEFICPKCRMAQRLPPELMPSSPPKASPTPPPPPPPPAPAPPPPPPAAAAAPPPPPQPQPHPAPLPPRRSGPRAQGVDPTKIQLPCARCKAILNVPHGLARFSCPQCGVDLAVDISKLQHFLASAPQGFVPPPPPPPPQPPVPLPHMPFLPMLPHMQQVPMAPMPPPPELPDEINEVAVDVEREEDEGGTIGETFMDYRPPKLSLGLPHPDPVVETSSLSAVQPPEPTYNLAIMDELEETKALSCLQIETIVYACQRHLHHLPTGARAGFFIGDGAGVGKGRTIAGLIWENWQKGRHKALWISIGSDLKYDARRDLDDVGAKCVEVHALNKLPYSKLDSKANGITNGVVFVTYSSLIASSEKGYSRLQQLVQWCGSDFDGLLVFDECHKAKNLIPEAGGQSTRTGKVVLEIQEMLSEARVVYCSATGASEPRNLGYMVRLGLWGDGTSFQNFQQFLGALEKGGVGALELVAMDMKARGMYACRTLSYKGVDFDVVEAPLEERMMNMYRKAAEFWAELRVELLSAIEFYTEDKGNSTQIWRLYWASHQRFFRHMCMSAKVPAVVRLVKEALAEERCVVIGLQSTGEARTEEAITKYGVEMEDFISGPRELLLKLVEDNYPLPPKPDSFLQDEEKVTEVQRKRHYGPDVSSKGRVRKLAKMEDVSDDGMDGHSPLESDHESTDSGEEFYICQICNIEEEKSQLLHCSSCATRVHPGCPIPPWTGMLTDDWSCYACTEKVEGYFKERDAYIAELSKRYDAAVERKSKILDIIRALDLPNNPLDDIIDQLGGPDNVAEITGRRGMLIRASDGKGVVYHARNTKEVALDMINMHEKQLFMDAEKFIAIISEAGSAGVSLHADRRVKNQRRRVHVTLELPWSADRAIQQFGRTHRSNQTSAPVYRILFTNLGGEKRFASIVAKRLESLGALTQGDRRAGPSLSAFNYDSNYGKKALTMMYRGIMEQDAFPIVPLGCSENQHSLQEFITKAKAALVAVGIIRDPIISIGKNGGKLTGRIIDSDIHDVARFLNRILGLAPDIQNKQFMLIAFLVLLQCCLLL comes from the exons ATGGCCCCCTCCCCGGCGGCCGTCCAGGTGCGCTGcgccggctgccgcggcgtcctcgccgtggccgccggcatGACGGAGTTCATCTGCCCCAAATGCCGCATGGCGCAGCGCCTCCCACCGGAGCTCATGCCCTCTTCCCCGCCCAAGGCATCCCCaactccgcctcctcccccaccccctcccgctcccgctcctcctcctcctcctcctgctgctgctgcagctcccccgccgcctcctcagCCTCAGCCTCACCCCGCGCCTCTCCCTCCCCGCCGCTCCGGCCCGCGGGCGCAGGGCGTGGACCCCACCAAGATCCAGCTCCCCTGCGCGCGCTGCAAGGCCATCCTCAACGTGCCGCACGGCCTCGCCCGCTTCAGCTGCCCGCAGTGCGGCGTCGACCTCGCCGTCGACATCTCCAAGCTCCAGCATTtcctcgcctccgccccgCAGGGCTTCgtccctcctccgcctccgcccccgccccaGCCTCCTGTCCCGCTGCCGCACATGCCCTTCCTGCCCATGCTGCCGCACATGCAGCAGGTGCCCATGGCTCCCATGCCCCCGCCGCCTGAACTGCCTGACGAGATCAATGAG GTTGCAGTTGATGTTGAGCGCGAGGAAGATGAAGGTGGCACTATTGGGGAAACTTTCATGGACTAT AGGCCTCCCAAGCTATCTCTTGGTCTTCCTCATCCGGACCCTGTGGTAGAAACTTCATCTTTATCAGCGGTGCAACCCCCTGAACCTACTTACAACTTGGCTATTATGGATGAATTGGAAGAGACCAAGGCTCTGTCTTGCTTACAAATTGAAACTATAGTGTATGCTTGTCAG AGGCACCTTCACCATCTCCCTACTGGTGCTAGAGCAGGTTTCTTCATTGGTGACGGAGCTGGTGTTGGTAAAGGACGCACAATTGCTGGATTGATCTGGGAAAATTGGCAGAAGGGAAGACATAAGGCCTT GTGGATTTCCATCGGTTCAGACTTGAAATATGATGCTCGTCGAGATCTGGATGATGTTGGTGCAAAATGCGTGGAAG TGCATGCTTTAAATAAGCTGCCATATTCTAAGTTAGACTCCAAGGCCAATGGGATCACAAATGGAGTTGTTTTTGTAACTTATAGCAGTTTAATAGCATCATCTGAGAAAGGCTATTCCCGTTTGCAGCAGTTGGTACAGTGGTGTGGATCTGACTTCGATGGTCTTCTAGTTTTTGACGAG TGCCACAAGGCCAAAAATTTGATTCCCGAAGCAGGAGGTCAGTCCACCCGGACTGGTAAAGTGGTTCTTGAGATCcag GAAATGTTATCTGAAGCTCGAGTGGTTTACTGCTCAGCAACTGGTGCATCGGAGCCTCGAAATTTAGGCTACATGGTTCGGCTTGGTCTTTGGGGAGACGGAACATCATTTCAGAATTTTCAACAGTTTCTAG GTGCTCTTGAGAAAGGTGGTGTGGGTGCTCTTGAACTTGTTGCTATGGACATGAAAGCCAG GGGTATGTATGCTTGCCGCACCCTGAGTTATAAGGGCGTTGATTTTGATGTTGTGGAGGCACCTCTAGAAGAAAGAATGATG AATATGTATAGAAAGGCAGCTGAATTTTGGGCTGAGCTGCGTGTCGAACTCCTATCTGCAATTGAGTTTTATACAGAAGACAAGGGCAATTCGACTCAGATATGGCGGCTATACTGGGCTAGTCATCAG CGTTTTTTCAGGCATATGTGTATGTCTGCAAAGGTACCTGCTGTTGTGAGGTTGGTGAAAGAAGCCTTAGCAGAAGAAAGATGTGTGGTAATTGGTCTCCAGAGCACTGGAGAAGCTCGGACAGAGGAAGCTATCACAAAATAT GGCGTTGAAATGGAAGACTTTATTTCTGGTCCTAGAGAGTTGCTTCTTAAGCTAGTAGAAGATAACTATCCTTTGCCTCCAAAACCCGATTCTTTTCTGCAAG ATGAAGAGAAAGTCACGGAGGTCCAGCGTAAGCGGCATTATGGACCTGATGTCTCCTCTAAAGGGCGAGTTAGGAAACTCGCGAAGATGGAAGATGTGAGTGATGATGGAATGGATGGGCATTCTCCAT TGGAGTCGGACCATGAATCAACAGATTCTGGTGAGGAGTTCTATATCTGTCAGATCTGCAATATTGAGGAG GAGAAGAGCCAGTTGCTTCATTGTTCCAGTTGTGCTACACGCGTTCACCCTGGTTGTCCTATTCCACCTTGGACTGGTATGTTGACTGATGATTGGTCATGTTATGCATGCACCGAGAAGGTAGAAGGCTATTTTAAAGAGAGAGATGCTTACATAGCTGAACTATCAAAGAG GTATGATGCTGCAGTGGAGAGAAAGTCAAAGATTTTAGACATCATTCGTGCCTTAGATTTGCCTAATAATCCTCTGGATGATATTATTGATCAG CTGGGTGGTCCTGACAATGTTGCAGAAATAACTGGAAGGCGTGGTATGCTAATAAGAGCATCAGATGGAAAAGGTGTTGTTTACCATGCGCGGAACAC GAAAGAAGTTGCATTGGACATGATCAATATGCATGAAAAGCAGCTATTCATGGACGCAGAAAAGTTCATTGCAATAATATCGGAAGCAGGATCGGCTGGTGTTTCCTTACATGCTGATCGAAGGGTAAAAAATCAG AGGAGAAGAGTACACGTAACTCTTGAACTTCCTTGGAGTGCAGACCGTGCAATTCAGCAGTTTGGGAGAACCCATCGTTCTAATCAAACTTCTGCACCTGTATACAG GATTCTTTTTACAAACCTTGGTGGTGAAAAGCGATTTGCATCAATTGTGGCAAAGCGACTAGAGTCTCTTGGAGCCTTAACACAAGGAGATCGAAG AGCTGGACCGTCACTTAGTGCTTTTAACTATGACAGTAACTATGGAAAGAAAGCCCTGACAATGATGTACAGAGGTATAATGGAACAG GATGCATTTCCAATTGTGCCTTTGGGATGCTCTGAGAATCAACATAGTCTCCAGGAATTCATCACGAAAGCAAAAGCTGCTTTAGTGGCAGTTGGAATTATCAGGGATCCTATAATCT CCATCGGCAAAAATGGAGGAAAGCTTACTGGTAGGATTATTGATTCTGATATTCATGATGTGGCCCGTTTCCTCAATCGAATTCTGGGGTTAGCTCCAGACATCCAGAATAA ACAGTTCATGTTGATAGCCTTTCTGGTGCTTCTACAGTGTTGTTTACTTTTATAA